The Photobacterium sanguinicancri genome includes the window GGTGGAGTACTGATAGGTAAAGACATCCCCAGCGAGGCAGCAAACGTCACAATCAAAATTAAGGTTATTTCTCCGCCCAATGGCACCAAACTCGCCATGGATGTACCTAGTGCTGCCATAATCGGCATCAATAAGTTCGCTGTCGCGGTATGAGACATAAAGTTCGCCATGGTCAAACACAGCACTGCCGCCCCCACTAACACAACATACGGAGAGTAATCATCAAACGGAATGCTATGTACCAACAAGCGAGCAAGGCCCGTTTGATCGAGTGCCAAACCTAAAGCAATACCACCCGAGACTAGCCACAAGACATCCCAAGAAATTTTCTTTAAATCTTCCTTATTGATAATGCCCGTTAGTGAAAACACAGCAACAGGAATTAACGCAACAGTGTAAGAGTTCATACCGTGAGTCGAGCCCATTAGCCACAGAATAATCGTCAGGGCGAACGTGACATAAACCGTGATCGCTTTCGGTGTTTTAAGGAATTTACCTTTAATGGTTAATTCAATTTTCTCTTGTTTTGCTGGGTATAACTTATTAATTAAAACCCATGCGAACATTAATAAAATCGCGACAAAGGGCACACCAAACATCATCCATTCACCAAAGGTAATCAGATTTTCGCCAGTGAGGTATTTAAGGGCGATCGCATTCGGAGGGGTACCAATCGGGGTACCAATACCCCCTATGTTTGCTGCAACAGGAATACACAACGCAAAAGCAATTTTCCCTGGATCACGATCGCCAAATAGCGCAATCACTGGCGCAAGAATAGACAGCATCATCGCGGTTGTTGCCGTATTCGACATGAACATAGAGAAAATAGCCGTGATCAGCATTAAACCAAACATCACATATTTAGGTTGATGACCAAAAGGCTGAAGTAATACGCGGGCCAAGTTAACATCGAGGCGGTACTTGGTTGCTGCCATCGCTAAGAAGAAACCACCCAAGAACAGCATAATAATAGGGCTGGCAAATGTAGCCATAATATCGCTGTAAGAAAGCAATTCACCAAAGTGCTCTTGGCCATGATCCAAGCGGAGCAAGTACAAACCTTTATCTGAAAGCAATAACAGTTCAAGTACGATAATCACAACGGATGTGGCGTAGATAGGGATTGGCTCCATCACCCAACACAAAGCCGCCAGTAGGAAAATTGCGATAACCCGCTGCTGAATCACAGTCATTCCCTCAACAGGAAATGCCGATGCAGGTAGCATTAAAATGATCACGGGGATCAAGATCGGAATGATATACCGAAGATATTGGCGCATGTTTGAATATTCCCTTAAACACTAATATTTGAATCTTGCTTGTAAACGCCGCCTCTTTCGCAGAAAAAAAGCGTTCACTGTCAACTCCGTTTGATAGTTATCAAACCAAGCAGCTTAATACTTTAGTAGTAAGAGTTATATTGCGTTGTTACTGCTGTTTTTTCACCGGTTTAGATCAATAAATAAGTGAAATAAAACAATTATTTCAATCAAACTTTGCAAGCTAACTCGCTGAACAATAAGAGTAAACAATCTTAAATTACGAGAAATAACCATCTAGATCACAAAATCGAAGTAAACGTGACTTACATCACCTTAATGGCGCGCATTTGTCACACAAATAATAAGAAAGACATCAACATCGCATTATGCCGCTGTTATGGCGTTTCGATCAGAGGGAAGTACTGCAGTCTATTATTGAAGAACTAGAAAGGAAGGTTTAGTGCCTTTCCCTACTCCAGAAAGGCACCGACATGAAAAGAAACTAACTAAAGGTAATTCGCTAAAATAGCGTTATTTTACTGGCTGTTCTTGATCATTGGCCATCGACTCTTCAAGTACGTTTTCTTGTCCTATATAAGTACGAGAAGAACAAAACGGCGTAATTGGTACGCTAGGCTCAAGTATTTCAACTTCTTGCTGTTTCTGCTCATGTTCGTATGCCATGGTTTTAACCTGGCGGATAACCAGAGTAAAAGCCAATATTCCAAACAAGACTGACCCGACAGCTTGCCCCATCAATACCCCGCCCGCACCAGCTAATTCACCCCCAATGTACACAAATGGGATAGTACCCAGTGTTGCTTTACCCATATTTAGCGCTGTCGACCACGTTGGACGATTCAAGTTATTAAACGCAGCATTGGCAACAAAAAGTGCGCCGTTAAAGATGAAAGTCACAGCAACAAAGGTACAGAAAATACCTATCATGTAAGCAGCATCACCTTTCAGGCTAAAGATACTGATAATAAGGTCTTGCCCTAGCCACAACAATATCGATACCAACACGCAGTAAACCGAAGTAAATAGCAGCGCATCTTTTAAGGTACGGGTAATGCGATCCCACCGTTCCGCGCCAAAGTTTTGCCCAATAATAGGCCCAACCGCACCAGATAATGAAAATACCAAGGCAAAACTAACCGGCATGATTCGGCCAATAACTGCATAACCCGCGACAAAGCTTTCACCAAACTGTGCGATATGGCTGGTGACAAACGCATTTCCAATCGGTGTCGCGGTATTGGTTAAGATGGCAGGAAAGGCAATCGCACACACACTCGCCAAAGATGCTTTAAACGAGGTGAGGCTCGGTTTAGCAACGAGGTTATGTTTATAGATAACAGCGTGAAGAGAGAAAACAAGAACGGCTAATCGAGCAAACACAGAGGCTATCGCAGCACCTTCAATGCCCATTGATAATCCAAAGATAAAAATAGGGTCTAGTACCGCATTCACACCACCACCAATCAACGTAGCAATCATAGAACGGCGAGCATCACCCACGCCACGCAATGCAGCACCTGCCGCCATTGAAATAGCGATCATGGGTGCGCTTGGTAGCAAAATTACCAGATAAGACGTCGCCGCTTCTGCGACTTTTCCTTTCGCGCCTATCATGTCGAGTAACTGGGGTAATTGCCACAGCATCAAAGTCACTAAGATACAGCAGATAATGAAAGCAAACATCATGACGTTAATCGTCAAGTCTCGCGCTTTCTCATGTTGCTTGGCACCAAGTGCACGTGAAACCAAAGCGCCCATCGCAATCGAAGTACCGATTGAAGCTGAGGTGGAAAAAAAGACCAAGGTGCCAGCAAAGCCAATCGCAGCAGCAAGTTCAATTTCACCCAACATACTAATAAATAGCATATCGACCAGATCGACTAAGAATAGTGCCATCAAACCTACGGCACCGGTTCCTGACATGACTGCGATATGTCGCATGGGTGAACCTGTGACAAACTTTGCGTGCTGTTCGCTCATTCCGTTACCTTTGTTGATTCCCTTTTTCGTCGAAAAGGAAAATACGCTAACGACAAAAAAGGCGCACAGTGCGCCTTTTTCATTCTTTTCAATTATTGAGCAAAATCATACTGGATGCTTAAAGCAAGCGCCAATTTGATTACTGATAGCTGTCAGTACATCACGTCGAGTAATAACGCCAACTAACTGGCCACTTTCAACAACAGGGTAAATTTTTGGTTTTTGCCCTGACATCGTTTCCGCTAATTCAATAATTGAACTGTCAGGTGAGACAGTTAATACATCAGCTCGCATACACTCACCAACCGTGTGTGTATCCTGGCAGTGATAACCCACCTTAATCAGCTTTTGAATCATATCTTGCTCAGACAAGAAACCAACAACTTGACGATTTGCATCAACAACAGGACCACCGATTTGTTTTGCCGTTAACAACTTATCAAGTGCCGCAGACAGCGACTGACTTGGATCAAAAGTCACTGGGCGCATATTCATATAGTCTTTAACTTTTAACGATTCCATGCATCCCCCTAAATCTCATTATGTGCAGAGAAGTGTGTGCCGAAAAATGATGCTAAGAATCAACGATTCGTTGTCTTGCATCTAAACCAGCCATCAGAACAAGTCGTCTGACCTTTCTGTGTTAAGTGTCGTCTATTTATCTGAAATTACTAAATACAAATAATGTATTTCATCAATAGACAAAACCTATCAACAAGTTTTGCAGATAAAAAAACGCGCTATCTCTTGCGAGATAACGCGTTATTAACCAATAAACTCAGTGTAAGCAATGCTGCTCAGTAAAGTACTGGATGCGTCTACATTACATAAACAACATAAATAACATACCCAATGGCAGTTGATCGCCATTAGCTAAAATCACCTTGTCGCCTTCAACTTGCATGTTCAATACATATTTGTCGTCTAGGCGCTCTACGATTTCGGCTTGCTCCATCATGGTCGCTCGTTCTAACAACGCAGGATCCATTTCAACTAATTGTTTAGGCAATTCTAGTGCAATATTGCCCGTTAGCTTTTCAGCAATTTTATCTACACTTTGAGATGCGCGCGCTAAGCCAGGTTTAACCACAAAACGAACTTGGCTACGAACATCCCCCATTGGCGTCGTCAGGCTTAAATCGTCCATCGCGAGCGTTAACCCTTTTGCCACTAGCAAATCTAACGCTAACAGTGCTTCTTCTTGCTGTTCTTGGGTCATCTGTTCGTTAATGTCATCGCTCATGTTACCTAAGCGTGCAATCGCAGGGTAATCTAAACCAATGAAAGACAAGTCAAAGTTAAAGTTGTCATAATCTTTACCATCAAAAGAAACAATCTTTTCAATGGTCACTTTATTTTCATTCGTTAAGCGAGTATTTTCATCAGCCTCAGCATCTTTTGCTGGCTCAGTTAGCACGTTACTCATTGCGACTGACATATTTGTCAGGCTTACTGCTTTATCGTTATTGCTATCAATGAATTTTACTGAGCCTAACTGCGCTTTTTGATTGCCCAACCAGAACTGGCCATCCATCTTCCCTTTACCGCCACCCGTGAAATTCAGCATTTCCATGGTTTCGTTTGCGGTAGTCGTGACCGAAAACTGCGGCAAGTGGTAATGGAACTCACCTGCCCCTTTCCCATCTACATCACCATCAAAAATGAAGGGTTCGCTGGATACAGATGAACCAAAATCATCTTTGTAAGCAACCGGGTTAATCACCACTTTAAATTCAGTATGACGCGTTAATGATGTCTCAGTTTGGAACGTAATTGGCGCTACACCTTCGCCCCATGCTTGCGCTGCAACTTTTTGTAAACCCTCATCCAGCTCAAGTTGGCTGTATGAGGTCATACCCAGTAAACCATGCTTGATCTTATGCGAAACATGCCAAACAGACGGTAGTCCTTCTTCTTCAAACAGCGGTTTAAACTCGTCTTTTATTTCGATTCGAGATACCGCTTCAGAGCTTAAATAGCCACGATCATAACTCTCGTTGCTGATTTTGACGTAAGGGTTTTCATACTTGCCAACCGTATCCAAATAAATACGTTCACCAACTTGACCCACAGCAATCGGCCAACACACCGCCACCGCAATAGCACCACCAATTGCCCCAATTTTCTTGAGCGTCATAAATATCCCTGATCGTAAAAAATAAACTGAGGCTAGTGTATTACAAACCGCTGCATACCTCTATGAATCCTCTATGGATCAATAAGTAATACGTCCAAATTGTTGTCAGCCTCTCAGACCCTACTGTTCATTTAACATACACTGAATAAAGAACTCCCTTTTAAAGGATACCATCGTGAATAGCTTTGTTATTTTGTGCCTGGATGATGAGCCCAGCATTGTCGAGCGACTGCGGCAAGACCTAAGCCCATTCAGTGATCTCTTTGATATTGTCGAAGCTGATAGTATCGACGATGCCAATGACACGCTGGCCTTTATTGAGCAGCAAGGCCAACAAGCTGCGATGGTGATTTGTGATAACGATTTGGGTGCAGATAACGGCGTCGATTTCTTAGTACAATTAGATAACCACCCTGTCACTAAACGCGCTCGAACAGTCTTGTTGAATGACAAGCCACAAATTGATGTCATCATGCAAGCCGTTAACGAAGGTCGGCTTAATTACTGCTTAACAAAACCTTGGCAACGTGAAGAGTTACACCGCGTCCTCATTAAAGAGCTCACAACCTACGTCATAAAACACCCCGATGAAGATTGGCTAAAATACAGCCAACTGCTTGATCACCGTCGTATTCTAAAAGCGCATATCGACCGGCAAATGTCGAGTTTTCGCTCGGGCTTTATCCGTCACGGTGATCAACTTGATGACACGACACTCGCCAGCCAAGTCACCGACGCCCTGCACAGTTTCTTTCAAGGCAATGATGAACACAAAGCGTGCCGCACATACAGCGAAGGCCATGTGCTCACCCACGAAGGTGAAGCTAATAGCTTCTTATGGTTTATCACTCGGGGAGAAGTCGCGTTATATAAAAAAGATGAAGATGGCTTTAAGCATGAAGTGGTACGCGTAGGATCTGGCAACCTGATTGGGGGGATGTCTTTTGTAACAGATGAAGCTTCATTTTCAACCGGTATTACCCTATGCCAAACCGACGTCATTAAATTAGATCGACAGCTGTTCACTAAGGTCATGAATTCCCAAAGCGAGTTGCTCCCCCTTTTTACCAACCTTTTATTACGCAACTTTAACCGCCGCTTACAAGGCAGCATCAAAACCGAAATGCGGTTACAGCAAACCCTAAAGTCACTTGACGAAGCCTATCAAGAACTTATCGACAAAGAAAAAATGGCAATGTTAGGTCAATTAGTGGCTGGCGTTGCGCACGAACTGAATAATCCAGTATCTGCCATTTTACGCGGCAGCGACACCTTAAAAGAAACTATCTGTAAATTAACCGACTCACAGCTTAATCACGATAATCAAACCCAAGGCAATGTGATTTTGCAGCGTGCAATGCAGTCCCGTCCCCTATCGACTTCAGAAGCTCGACAACGTGCCAAGCAACTCGAAGCAACACTTGGTGATAGGCAAACCGCCCGCAAGGCCGTTTTAATGGGCCTCGATGACACCGATAGCATTGAACGCTGGTTACTCCCACAAAAGCATCAACTCAAAACAGTGGTTGATGAATGGGAACACTATTACCAGATGGGTAATTTCTTACGGTCAATCAATGTGTGTGCTCACCGTATCGCTGACTTAGTCAAAAGCTTAAAAAGTTACGCTAGGCAAGATGATGAAACCACCCACGATGTCGATTTGCATGAAGGGCTTGAAGATACCTTGGTCATCTTTGAAAACCGCTTAAAGCGACACCATGTCACCAAAGAGTATGCTGAACTACCACATATACGTTGCCAACCTATTGCGTTACAACAGGTGTGGACGAACTTAATAGCCAACGCTTTAGATGCGGTTATAGAACCCGGAGAGATTCGAATCACGACTCAATTCACTCCCAATAGCCACCAGCAAAGTATTGATATTTTAGTAGAAGATAATGGAAAAGGCATTCCACAAGCACAGCAAGAGAAAGTCTTTGAGCTCAATTACACCACTAAACGTGAAGGTAATTTTGGTCTTGGCATTGGTTTATCGGTTTGCCAGCAAATCATCCATCAACACAACGGGACCATTCGCATCGAGTCTGAGCCTGAAACCTTTACCAGAATGATCGTTACTTTACCCGTTCACCCAAACTATTTCTCTGTTCAAGCAGCACCTGACAAAGCTGCCTCTTACAAATCAAGGTCGAGTCAAACAGATCAAGATAAAACGGAACCCGTCAAATAAGACACTCACATAAGGAAATGCTATGAAAAAATATATGATTTTATGTGTTGATGATGAACGTGAAGTACTCGACAGCGTATTACACGACCTTGATGCCTTAGGTGAGCATTTCATCCTTGAAGCCGCGGAATCTGTGGACGAAGCCAAAGAAGTATTAGCCGACGCCATTGCCGACCATATTCCGTTAGCCTTGATTTTATGCGACCACATCATGCCCAGAGAAACAGGCATTCACTTTTTAATTGAATTAAAACAGCAAGATGAAACTAAAGCGGCACGTAAAGTATTGCTGACGGGACAAGCTGGCTTAGAAGAAACCGTCCAAGCCGTTAATAACGCAAGCTTGGATTATTATATTGCGAAACCCTGGGATGGTGAGAGCTTAAAAGAGATTGTGATTGAACAACTTACAACCTATATGATTGACAACGAGAAAGAGTTAATGCCGTGGGCACGCATATTAAATGCGGCAAAAATCATGCAAGCAATGAGCGATCGCCGCTTGTCATTATCCGACGGTTAATCATCATACAAACTTTGCGCTAGAACTGAGAAGTGTTATCTTTATCACAAAATCTAAGTTCTCCTAAAAGGTGACGCTATGAAAGTTGCAGTCTTTAGCACAAAAAAATACGACCAAAAATCCTTTGAGTTGATCAATCAACATTATCAGCTTGAGCTTTCTTATTTTGAGTTCCGCTTAACAGAGCAAACAGCGCGCATGGCACAAGGTTTTGATGCTGTATGTGCGTTTGTGAATGACGACTTATCACAACCTGTTTTAGCGCAACTGGCTAAAGCAGGCGTTCGCCTTATTGCTATGCGCTGTGCTGGGTTTGATAAAGTAGATCTTAATGCCGCACAGGCTCTCAATATTCAAGTAGTACGTGTACCTGCATACTCACCAGAAGCGATTGCCGAACATACTCTTGGCCTAATGCTGAGCCTGAATCGTCGTATCCATCGTGCTTACCAACGTACACGCGATGCCAACTTTTCACTTGAAGGGTTAACCGGCTTTAACTTTAACGGTAAAACCGTCGGTGTTATTGGTACTGGTCGCATTGGTATTGCAACCATGCGTATTTTAAAAGGGCTCGGCATGAATATTTTGGCTTACGACCCCTTTGAAAACCCAGCAGCCATTGAGCTAGGTGCAATCTATACCAGCCTTGAAGATATCTACCGCCAAGCAAACGTGATCACCCTTCACTGCCCAATGACAGATGAAAACTACCATATGTTAAATGCTCAAGCTTTCGAGCAAATGCAAGATGGGGTGATGATCATCAATACCAGCCGTGGCGGTCTACTGAACTCCAAAGATGCCATTGAGGCACTAAAAAGCAGTCGAATTGGGTCGCTCGGTATTGATGTGTATGAAAACGAGCAAGACTTATTCTTCCAAGATAAATCGAATGATGTCATCAAAGATGATGTGTTCCGCCGTTTGTCATCATGCCACAATGTGCTATTTACTGGCCATCAAGCTTTCTTGACCGATGAAGCACTGGGTAACATTGCCGATACAAGCTTACATAGTATTACCAAATTTGCTCAGGGCGAAACATCGGGTAACGAACTCATTAAAAGCGTATAACTCAAACTTAGCGTTTCATAAGGGCTAAGCAGCATAATGCTTGGAACATAAATAAACGCAAAGTGTGGCTGCATTCACACCCTCCCTCTTAATTTGGTGGTTATTTAACCACCAAATTATCATTTTGAAGAACAAGTCAGTTCAAAACCTATTATTGGTATTACTTGTCCTTTAGAATATGACGAATTCTATTTTATAGCCTTTGGAATCTTTTTCATGCGCAAAACACTTATTGCTACAGGCATTGTGCTAGCAACAATGACTGCAGCACATGCTGAAACACCAGCAACTAACACCATGAGTAACTTCAGCTACGATTACGCAGAAGCGCGTATTGGTATTGATCCATTGACTTACGGTGGTGGCTTCAGCATGTCAATTCACCCTAATGCGCACATT containing:
- a CDS encoding ATP-binding protein, producing MNSFVILCLDDEPSIVERLRQDLSPFSDLFDIVEADSIDDANDTLAFIEQQGQQAAMVICDNDLGADNGVDFLVQLDNHPVTKRARTVLLNDKPQIDVIMQAVNEGRLNYCLTKPWQREELHRVLIKELTTYVIKHPDEDWLKYSQLLDHRRILKAHIDRQMSSFRSGFIRHGDQLDDTTLASQVTDALHSFFQGNDEHKACRTYSEGHVLTHEGEANSFLWFITRGEVALYKKDEDGFKHEVVRVGSGNLIGGMSFVTDEASFSTGITLCQTDVIKLDRQLFTKVMNSQSELLPLFTNLLLRNFNRRLQGSIKTEMRLQQTLKSLDEAYQELIDKEKMAMLGQLVAGVAHELNNPVSAILRGSDTLKETICKLTDSQLNHDNQTQGNVILQRAMQSRPLSTSEARQRAKQLEATLGDRQTARKAVLMGLDDTDSIERWLLPQKHQLKTVVDEWEHYYQMGNFLRSINVCAHRIADLVKSLKSYARQDDETTHDVDLHEGLEDTLVIFENRLKRHHVTKEYAELPHIRCQPIALQQVWTNLIANALDAVIEPGEIRITTQFTPNSHQQSIDILVEDNGKGIPQAQQEKVFELNYTTKREGNFGLGIGLSVCQQIIHQHNGTIRIESEPETFTRMIVTLPVHPNYFSVQAAPDKAASYKSRSSQTDQDKTEPVK
- a CDS encoding response regulator, with translation MKKYMILCVDDEREVLDSVLHDLDALGEHFILEAAESVDEAKEVLADAIADHIPLALILCDHIMPRETGIHFLIELKQQDETKAARKVLLTGQAGLEETVQAVNNASLDYYIAKPWDGESLKEIVIEQLTTYMIDNEKELMPWARILNAAKIMQAMSDRRLSLSDG
- a CDS encoding 2-hydroxyacid dehydrogenase: MKVAVFSTKKYDQKSFELINQHYQLELSYFEFRLTEQTARMAQGFDAVCAFVNDDLSQPVLAQLAKAGVRLIAMRCAGFDKVDLNAAQALNIQVVRVPAYSPEAIAEHTLGLMLSLNRRIHRAYQRTRDANFSLEGLTGFNFNGKTVGVIGTGRIGIATMRILKGLGMNILAYDPFENPAAIELGAIYTSLEDIYRQANVITLHCPMTDENYHMLNAQAFEQMQDGVMIINTSRGGLLNSKDAIEALKSSRIGSLGIDVYENEQDLFFQDKSNDVIKDDVFRRLSSCHNVLFTGHQAFLTDEALGNIADTSLHSITKFAQGETSGNELIKSV
- a CDS encoding MATE family efflux transporter, which gives rise to MSEQHAKFVTGSPMRHIAVMSGTGAVGLMALFLVDLVDMLFISMLGEIELAAAIGFAGTLVFFSTSASIGTSIAMGALVSRALGAKQHEKARDLTINVMMFAFIICCILVTLMLWQLPQLLDMIGAKGKVAEAATSYLVILLPSAPMIAISMAAGAALRGVGDARRSMIATLIGGGVNAVLDPIFIFGLSMGIEGAAIASVFARLAVLVFSLHAVIYKHNLVAKPSLTSFKASLASVCAIAFPAILTNTATPIGNAFVTSHIAQFGESFVAGYAVIGRIMPVSFALVFSLSGAVGPIIGQNFGAERWDRITRTLKDALLFTSVYCVLVSILLWLGQDLIISIFSLKGDAAYMIGIFCTFVAVTFIFNGALFVANAAFNNLNRPTWSTALNMGKATLGTIPFVYIGGELAGAGGVLMGQAVGSVLFGILAFTLVIRQVKTMAYEHEQKQQEVEILEPSVPITPFCSSRTYIGQENVLEESMANDQEQPVK
- a CDS encoding DUF945 family protein, encoding MTLKKIGAIGGAIAVAVCWPIAVGQVGERIYLDTVGKYENPYVKISNESYDRGYLSSEAVSRIEIKDEFKPLFEEEGLPSVWHVSHKIKHGLLGMTSYSQLELDEGLQKVAAQAWGEGVAPITFQTETSLTRHTEFKVVINPVAYKDDFGSSVSSEPFIFDGDVDGKGAGEFHYHLPQFSVTTTANETMEMLNFTGGGKGKMDGQFWLGNQKAQLGSVKFIDSNNDKAVSLTNMSVAMSNVLTEPAKDAEADENTRLTNENKVTIEKIVSFDGKDYDNFNFDLSFIGLDYPAIARLGNMSDDINEQMTQEQQEEALLALDLLVAKGLTLAMDDLSLTTPMGDVRSQVRFVVKPGLARASQSVDKIAEKLTGNIALELPKQLVEMDPALLERATMMEQAEIVERLDDKYVLNMQVEGDKVILANGDQLPLGMLFMLFM
- a CDS encoding CBS domain-containing protein, with protein sequence MESLKVKDYMNMRPVTFDPSQSLSAALDKLLTAKQIGGPVVDANRQVVGFLSEQDMIQKLIKVGYHCQDTHTVGECMRADVLTVSPDSSIIELAETMSGQKPKIYPVVESGQLVGVITRRDVLTAISNQIGACFKHPV
- a CDS encoding SLC13 family permease, with protein sequence MRQYLRYIIPILIPVIILMLPASAFPVEGMTVIQQRVIAIFLLAALCWVMEPIPIYATSVVIIVLELLLLSDKGLYLLRLDHGQEHFGELLSYSDIMATFASPIIMLFLGGFFLAMAATKYRLDVNLARVLLQPFGHQPKYVMFGLMLITAIFSMFMSNTATTAMMLSILAPVIALFGDRDPGKIAFALCIPVAANIGGIGTPIGTPPNAIALKYLTGENLITFGEWMMFGVPFVAILLMFAWVLINKLYPAKQEKIELTIKGKFLKTPKAITVYVTFALTIILWLMGSTHGMNSYTVALIPVAVFSLTGIINKEDLKKISWDVLWLVSGGIALGLALDQTGLARLLVHSIPFDDYSPYVVLVGAAVLCLTMANFMSHTATANLLMPIMAALGTSMASLVPLGGEITLILIVTFAASLGMSLPISTPPNALAHATGHVESNQMARVGVIIGVVGVVMSFVMVWLLHLVNFI